CAGGCCTGGGTGGGAGACCTGGGTGGGAATTTGCCTCCCAGTGAGCTCACAAACAGCTGCAGGGTGGCAGGCTGTGTCCCTAAGGGCGAGTGGGTGTCTTGCTCTGGATGACATCTGTGGGTTTGGTGGACACAGTGTGGCACCCTTGtatgctgctgccagctctgatCCTGTGCTCCTTCCCCGCAGTGTTCAGCTCTCTGGACATGTCGCGCTCGGTgtcagtgacagcagcaggtcAGTGCCGGCTGGCCCCGCTCATCCAGGTGATCCTGGACTGCAGCCACCTCTATGACTACACTGTTAAGCTGCTCTTCAAGCTCCACTCCTGTGAGTGTACCCAGCATCACTGCCTTTGACGGGGTGGAGGGACACACAGTGAGGTACTGGGTCCACCACcctgctcagcctgggctgTTTACCACCACCTCTTCCCCCACCCCTTTTGGGGGGTGAAGGGAGTCATGATGGCAAAACCTATATCCTTCAGGATCTGGAATTATGGCAGCCACCAGCCCACACTTCTCCCTGCCCTGAGGAGTGTGGGGTATGGTCCTCTCCTACAGCGGGACACTGCATGGTGTATTCATGGACCCCAGAGAAGGATGGCCATCTCTGGGAAAGACCTGTTTCCACGTGGCTGTGCTGATAGGTTGTTCCCTGATCCATGAAGACACTCGCTGATATTTCTACTTTCTGCTTCCTCCAGGTCTGCCAGCAGACACACTGCAGGGCCACCGGGATCGCTTCCTGGAGCAGTTCCGAAAGTAGGTGCCCAGAGCACTGGGCACAAAAAAGCCTCTTGCTGCTTTGCCCAGCACTGGTGCTCTGGGAGTGCTCCCAAGGCACTGAGATCAAGAATCAGTGAGCAGGGACGTGCTGTGGTCTCTGGTACATGATGATTTAGAgtaaccaaaacaaaaactggCCACCGAGAGCAGGGAGGGAATGTCATGGTGCCAGAGGAGGATGTCATGTTGCTGAGAGACAGCTTGATTCGAGGTCACAAACTCAAAGAGCAGATATCAGTTCTGACTTTGTTCTGACCACACACAGACTAACCTTGGGACAGGGATCAACAGTGCCAAGATCCTGACTGGGATGCTCAGGTGACTGGGAGAGATGGGAGCTAGGAGTGGTGTGGCTGGGGTCTCTCCTCCCCAAAACTTTAAGACCTGGAGGGAGATACCCTGCTTCTGGGGAGGATGCTCCTGCAAGAACTGAGGGTGAGGGTGTTGGCTCCAGGCAGGAAGCTCCCCTGCTCCTGAAAACTTTGGGTAGGCAAGAattggtttaggttggaaggcACTTTTGAAGCTCATCAGGTacaacccctgccatgggcagggacaccttccactagaccaggttgatCAAGTTTCAGGTCCTTCTCCCTGCCCATCAGGCCTGGGATTTATGAGATAAACCCTCCAGCAGTAGGAGGACTTCCAGGACCTGCCCTGAGTTGGTTTGCAGCACAAAACACATTCCCCTCCAGAGCAGTATGGTGGCCAGGTGACAACCCCTGGAGCCAGGCAAGGGGTTGTCCAGGTTGAACAAGAACCATCCCTAACCATTCCTTGCTCCTTGCAGGCTCAAGGACCTTTTCTACCGCTCCAGCAACCTCCAGTACTTCAAGCGGCTGATTCAGATCCCACAGCTGCCAGAGGTGAGACCCTGCAGTCGCCGTGTTCCCTGTTCCTGGGCCCAGGGGCatcatgggggcactggcaaAAGGCCCAAAAAAGCCTCTTGGTGCCTTGCCCAGCTTCTTAGGTCTGGTGGCAGCATGGGGCTCCTGGGCCTTGAGGATTCTTTTATCCCTCACTTTGTGTCATCCAACTGGATGTAGCTGCCCTCTGACTGGAAGCTGGGATCCCCTCTTTCACTGATCCATAGCTCTTGCTGAGATCCAACCCTCTGGGTCCTGGTTCCATCCCTGTGGGTCCTGGTTCCATCCCTATGGGTCCTTCCTCATGGTTCCATCCTCATGGGTTCTGATTCTGTTCTTCCTCATCCTGACTCCATCCCTGTGGGTCCTGGCTCCATTCTCATGGGTCAAGGCATGGCCAGCTTGGCTCCAGGGCAGAATTTCAGCCAACCGTGCCTTGAgtccagcagcagtgccagtcCTTCCACCTTAGCCCTGCTCCACTCCCTCCCCAGAACCCTCCCAATTTCCTGCGTGCCTCCGCGCTGTCAGAGCACATCAGCCCTGTGGTGGTGATCCCCGCCGAGGCGTCCTCGCCCGACAGCGAGCCCATCACAGACCTGGTGGAGATGGACGCAGCCTCACAGGTGAGGAAGGGGCTCTCTGGCTCTGAGCCAGGGTTATTTCTCTAAATCCATGCTGCCATGAGGGCTGAGACAGTGAGGATGGCCTCGGGAGCTGGGGAGTGTCACTGGAGAGAGATGGGTCGGTGCTGGATGTCCCATCTGGGTGCTGCTTATCCCATCTGGATGCTGGGTGTCCtgtctgggtgctgctggggctgagctaGCCTGAattctcccagtgctgctcagtGGTGTGGTGCCCTCCAGTGACAGGCGAGGGGTTTGTCTTCCAACATTATCATGGAGATCTTTTAGGTCTTCATCCTCCTCTCTGCCAAGGGTTGTCCTCAGGCATTGAATTGGGAGGGGGAGGAGAATGCAGTGACGTGGCTTTGGGGATCTTCTCCCTCCAGGAGTTAGGTGGGGATGGACCACAGATGCACCAGGATCATCAAGTTCATCACATTCAGTGTCCTGGGAGTGGGGGGAACCAGCCCTGGTGTCCAGGCAGCTCGTAGGCTGGCTTGGCAGTGCCACTGGTGACATAGAGGGACAAGGGCTCCCAAGTGGTACTGGGGTCGCTCTAGGTCTGTCCTGCTTTTCCCACAGAGCCTGTTTGATAACAAGTTTGATGACATCTTtggcagctccttcagctgcgACCCCTTCAACTTTAACAGCCAGAACGGGATGAACAAGGATGACAAGTAAGCAATCCTAGCAATGCTGCAGAATGGCCAAGATGGTAATAGGAGCTCCCTGCCTGGAATGGCATTGCAGCCATGGTGACACAGGGGACACCTCCcctcccaggctgtgtccccgTGGCACTGAGAGCGTATCCCATGTCTCTCCTTCCCAGGGACCGGCTAATTGAGCAGCTTTATGGGGAGATCACAGCCTtgaaggaggagctggagaacTTCAAGGCTGAGGTGGGTGACAGCCAGGTGGGCAGGATGAGACCCACTGGGAATGTTGGGTAGGCTGGTGACTATGTCTCTGGGTGGACAAGATAGTGACCTCATCTCTCTCCTGCCCTCTTCCCAGTGCCTTCCCCCATACAGGGGGTGTCGGGGGGTGGGCTCAGGCCCACTGTCCAGCATCCTTGTGCTTTGCCCAGCTGCACttgggggctggcagggtgaTACCCGTGGGGGGGCTGCTGGACAGTACTGGTAGGCACTGGATGGTACCAGTGGGCACTGAGTGGTCCTGGCAAGCACTGAACAGCACCATCAGCCCCCACTCATCCCTGCAGAGCGCACGGGGTGCAGTGCAGCTGCGGGGCCGTGCCAGCGAGCTGGAGGCTGAGctagctgagcagcagcacctgaagcagcaggcacaggacGAGAGTGAGTTCCTGCgtgcagagctggaggagctgaagAAGCAGCGTGAGGATACGGAGAAGGCTCAGCGCAGCCTGACTGAAATTGAGAGTGAGCAGGGAATGCCAGCACAGGCGTGGGGTGGGGGTGAGCCCCGGGTGAGGGGGTCTCAGGTGCTCAGCTCCGTGTCCCTGCGTGCACGGCAGGACGGGCACAGGCCAATGAGCAGCGGTACAGCAAACTGAAGGAGAAATACAGCGAGCTGGTGCAGAACCACGCTGACCTGCTGCGCAAGGTGGGCTCCCCAGACCCCGCCCAGCATCCcctctcccagctgtgccctctgATACCAGGGACTGCTCAGCTCATTCCCTGATGTCGCCAGAACGCAGAGGCGACCAAGCAGATTACAGTGGCCAGGCAGGCCCAGGGGGATGTGGAGCGGGAGaagaaggagctggaggacTCCTTCCAGCGTGTGAGCGAGCAAGCACAGAGGAAGGTGAGTAGGGATGGGGGGGTGACACACCAGGGATGAGCTGGGGCTCCCCATGGGACACCAGTGCTGCCAACCTCTCTCCTTGCTGCAGTctcaggagcaggcagaggtgcTGGAGACACTGAAGCGggagctggcagccagcagaCAGGAGTTGCAGGTCCTCCAGGGCACACTGGAGTCCAGCACACAGGTGAGAGCACATGATGGGGCCCCTAGCACCCCTTTGGGCTGGGTAGCCAGGCCTTAACCATTTGAGAGGTGATACCCACCACTGGCCTCAAAACTAGCTCATCGTCTTTGCCACATCTGAGTGGGTTTGATGTGACACAGGGGAGCTTCACGCTCCTGAGTGTGGTAGTATGTGGAGCAATGGATTCTAGCAGCAGGGGTGGTGGGATAAAAATGCCTGGAAGAACAGGGTCAGTCGGTAGCTCTGCCTGCTGTAAGCCCAGGTAGTGGTGTGGCATCACACTGCAAGATGTGCCAGAGGGTAACCCACGCCCACAGAGCTGTGGAAGACAGCAGGGGTGCCTGGGCTTGTAGGAAGCAGAAGCTGGCAGGAAATTGCAGTCACCCATCTATGAGATGGGCAGACTCAGCaacaggatggggatggggcagaggcAGCACCCTACATCCACTCCTCTATCAGGATGGTGGCAGTTGTGATAAAAATGCCTTTTGACTGATAACAGTGGAAAAGCCAGGAGCCTCACCTGTCACCAGATAAGACTATCAGTGCTGCTCAGTGTGGGGAGCTGTGCTTGTGCAGGCCATGGTGCACCCAGCAGGGACAGTTGGAGTGGCCCAAGGCTGGATAAAGAATGGGTCCCCAAACTGGAGGGTTCaccctcagcacagccccaacTGCTGTTCCATGCCCCCCTGTATccctgttcttttgagagttttaaagttcttctgaaagtttctatgccttctgatagTTACATATTTTAACTGAGTTTTCTCACGCATGTGCatataaataatgattgttttgcatttttctttgtgaatagagagaattgatggactgttggtttgaccagtgtggttggagaggtggcactttcaccctccaatccaaTGTCATTTTTACTATTGTGTATACAgtagagtcagaaaataaagtgttcttttttgagttttctttccttttacatcaAACCTGCTtctgtgagttattttgtgtcgCAATGTAACACCCCCCCAGGCAGGAGCGGAGCAAAACACTAGGAttgccagcctggagcaggagagggcCAGGCTGAAccaagcagcagagcagcactgggacaagatggcagctctgcaggctgagctgcagcagctacGGGACACATTCAGCCgtgagcaggagagcagcaggacagagctggagaTGCTGCGGACCCAGCTGAGAGACAAGGTACCATGAGGGTCCTGCCTTCCCCATTCTGGCCAGACCAGAGGGTGCAGGCTcagcaggggctctgagctggctctgGCCCAGCAGGAGAGCACAGAGCGGGTGCTGCAGCAGCGCCTGGCCGAggagcagctgtccctgctgcagggcaccacGCATGAGGCTGAGCGCATGGTGCAGGATGCCCTGGCTCGCATGGAGGATCCTGCTCATATCAGCTGCACCGGCTCAGCAGGTGAtgcccctgctgctcccaaatGTGGTGTTCTCACAGCCTGCCACCTCCCTATGGTCCCggctgagccctgcctgctgTCTGCCTGCAGATTGCCTCCTGTCCCAGGCACTGGCAGCCTCTGAGTGCGCGGATCAGCTGCAGGACGCACACAGCAAGTACCTTGCAGATGGCGCAGGTGAGAGGTGGCAGCCCCGGGCACTGGGCACAggaacagccctggcacacagGGCGGGTGGGCAGCGCAGTGGGGGCTGAGGCTGTGCCCCCTGTCCTGCCACAGCCGTgggctccctgctgccctgtcTGGCACTCTTCGCCCATCTGGTCAGTAGCAccctcctgcagggcagtgcgACCTCCCACGTGGCCCCCGTGGAACCTGCTGACCGTGAGTGCTGCCCCGGGCCAGGGTTGGGTGAGCAGGGGTCAGAATGGGCAGGGGATCAGGGTGAGCATGGCTTGGGGTGGGTAGGGGTCAGGGTAGgcaagggctgggctgggcaggggactcggtgagcaggggctggggtgAGCAGATGTCGGAGTGGGAAGGCACCAGGGCAAAGAGGCTGCTGAGGTGAGTGGAGGCCAGGGTGTGCAGGGGTCATGGCAGGATGCTGGGATAAGGTGGGCAGGATGCTGGGGCAAGTAGGGTGCTGAAATGGGCAGAaaccagggcaggcagaggccagcacaggcagggtgCTGTGGAGGGTAGGAACCAGAAATCTCTTCCCCACATGTGGCCCCTTAACCCCCCATGCTGCCCACACAGgtctgctggagctgtgcaagcAGTGTGGCAGTGAGACTGTGAGCTACCTCAGCGCCCTGCGAGACCCAGGGATGGTGGCAACTGCTGACTGCAGCCTGGTGACAGCCTGCCTGGGCCAGATCAGCGCTATTGGGGAGGTGGGTGGCCCAGGAGGGCTAGTGGGATGGGATCAAGCCATGGCAGGCACCACCAGAGGGACTGTAGTGCTCCTGGACGGTCCCTTTCATCCCATCCTATCCCCAGGAGCTGCGTCCCAGAGGTCTGGACGTcaagcaggaggagctgggtgACCTGGTGGACAAGGAGATGGCAGCAACAGCCACGGCGATCGAAACAGCGTCTGCTCGTATTGAGGTGAGGGTCACCACGAGCAGAGAGGTGCCCACAGGCACGATGCTGGGGGCCTGTGGGACCACTGTAGAGGCCAGAGACACACATGGGGCTCAGTACAGCCTTTCTCCCCTCAACCAGGAGATGCTGAGCAAGTCACGggctggtgacactggggtcAAACTGGAAGTTAACGAGAGGTGAGTGGTGATCGGAGCACTGGacagagccaggcaggcaggatggggacagatgctgcaggcagggctgctgctccacaGAGGGGACTCAGTAGTGTTTGTCTCACAGGATTCTGGGCTCCTGCACAGGCCTCATGCAGGCCATCCGTGTCCTGGTCCTGGCCTCCAAGGATCTCCAGAGAGAGATCGTGGAGAGTGGACGGGTGAGCTGGAACAGGGGTGGCAGCAAGGGGGTGCTTGTCCAGCTGGAGGTCATCCCACACTTTGGGACAGGCTGGTCCAACCGTTGTCCCTCTGGGACTTCCCCACCAGCTGCCAGGAGCTCCTTGCTGACTCCAGGGGATCACCCTGGTTATGGTTCCTGTGGTGTCATGGTGGTCCTGATCTCCCTTCCCACACAGAGGACCCCACAACCCCCAAATTCAGTGTGTCCCCACCTCCCACACACATCCTGAATGACACCGTAActtcctcctttccccccctagagcagggatttgggggtgctcAGTAACTAATTGTGCCTTTACCAATGGCAGGGTGCAGCATCCCCCAAGGAGTTCTATGCCAAGAATTCACGCTGGACCGAGGGTCTCATCTCTGCCTCTAAGGCAGTGGGCTGGGGTGCCACTGTCATGGTGTAAGTGACCCTGTCACCAGAACAGGGAGAGGATGGCAGAGTCCTGCCATCatcacagggaggggacaggggcgGCAGGAtgatgctccagctcctctctgctgtcCCGCAGTGACGCTGCTGACCTGGTAGTGCAAGGCAAGGGGACATTCGAGGAGCTGATGGTCTGCTCCCGGGAGATCGCGGCCAGCACCGCTCAGCTGGTGGCAGCTTCCAAGGTAGGAGCAAGGCTGCTCCCCTTCCCATGCTTTAGGGTGATGCTGGGGCACCATGTggtcaccccaaatcccggggCTGGTCTGCTCGCCTGGCAGGGTGTGACCCCCTCCTCACTCCTGTCAGGTGAAGGCAGACAAAGACAGCGCCAACCTCTGCAAGCTCCAGCAAGCCTCCCGGGGCGTCACCCAGGCCACGGCCAGCGTGGTGGCCTCCACCAAGGCTGGGAAGTCTCAAGTGGAGGAGAAAGGCAAGTATTGGACTGCAGGGATCTTAGAATCATGTAATCACTTAAGGTTGGAAAAGTTCTCTAAGACAATTAACTGTTCCCCCACCATTAAccacatccccaagtgccacatctacatggtttttaaatccctccaggaattGTGACTCCACCAtgctgggcagcctctgccaaattttcctttctttccaacCTAAAACTTTTGTGGtacaacttgaggctgttttttCTGGTCCTAATGCTTGGAGCACAAAcctgccccaaaacctctcCTCTTGGCACTCACCACTCTTGGTTGGCTGTGCCCCTGTGGTCTCTGCCCATGGCTGCCCCTCACTTCCCTGCATATCCCATGGTGCCAGaccctgccagcagcatggGAACTGCTGGGGGGTGTGACTGGGGGAGCAGAGCTTGAGGGGGGCTGGTGGTGTGTTTCTCCACAGATAGCATGGACTTCTCCAGCATGACACTCACCCAGATCAAGCGACAGGAGATGGACTCGCAGGTAGGAGATTCACACATTTTGAGAAACACACCCCGTCGAGTTCTCTCTTGGGCTGCCTGGGGTGGGGCATCAAATTTGGGGTCACCatgcccagctgctcccaggtaGCACAAGCAAAGGCAAAGCCCAAGGTGTGAAGGTAACAAGATGGGTTTGTCCAGGAGTCACATCCACTTGGTCCTTGATCCCTCCCTGATGCTGTTCCCATCATGACATAGCAACCCAtggccatccctgccccccaTGTGCTACCCACAGCACCCACCTCTGCCTGAcatggggcagctctggggaattCCCCTACCTGTGAAGCCCACATGGATCATTGTGCCTTCACCTGTCTGCACAAGCAGTGCCCACCTGAGCTCCATCCCCTATCCAGGTCCACTCATCATTGGAGCACTCGTGGGATGCATCTCTGTGGGTCTTTGGGCTCGATGTTGGGGGCATAACAGGTGAAAGGGGAGTGCTTGGCCCAGCTCTGTGCCGGGGTGGGCATATCCTGGGCCACGTCTCCAGGTGcgggtgctggagctggagaacCAGCTGCAGAAGGAACGGCAGAAGCTGGGGGAGCTGCGCAAGAAGCACTACGAGCTGGCCGGTGTGGCCGAGGGCTGGGAGGAGGACGGTGAgtggtgccagccctgctccagctgggcagctgctcctggaaaATGTGGGGCAGGGTGGAGGAGCCCTGCCTGCCATCCATGGCAGTGAGaaggttttgctgctgctggcacaagCCTGAGGATAGTTGGCACACATGGGCAAATCTATGGGGTCTCTCCAcgggaaaaaccccaacatgTGGGATCTACACCATCCCCAGGCAGAGGGCTCAGGTGCTACTAGAGCAGCCTTGTGGTCCcagagggatggggcagaggggcagcgCACCCCCCTGACCCTGTCTTCCCACTTACAGCTGCAGATTAGCACCAGTGGTAGAAGTAGACCACAGGGGACACCTGGAACCCTGtgggggacacccctgggaccctACTTGGTGCAGTCTGTTGAGAAGAATCCCAAGGAAGTGGTGCAGAAGCCCCCCTGAAGCACAcatcccctgtgtccccccaggagctgcctccagcaaCAGAGCTGAGCCGCCAGCAAGACCCCAGGGCCGGGGCGAGGGCGCAAACCGCACCTGTATTCATTAGAgctgctgggggtggggggaggtgtCTACACGGGGGTCTTTAACcctttagttttgtttttgcaCAGATTCTGGGAACTCCTAGAGCCTTCTCTGGCTGAGTGAGAGTGGTTGGGCTTCTCTTGCCTCTCgctgcttttccagccttaatcCAGCCCCTGGCCCGACGTGAACATACCCCCGCCCTGGGAATGAGCATGCTGAAGGCCCCAGGAGTGCCACTGGGTGGGGGACAGCctttggggtgctgctgggcttGGTGCTAAGTGTGCTCCACCTCGTCGGGGACACCGAGTGCCTTTGGCCGCTGCAGGCTGAGAGGTGGTGTTCCCATGGGATACCCTGGCCAGTGACAGAGTATTAGGAACAGCTAGGAaaagtgcagcagcaggagggatgcTGCCATGAGCTGTCCCTTATTCCGGTCCTAAAGATGCCTCCCAAGCGCCCCCTGAGttgggctgctctgccctgacagttcaCTGTGTTCATGCCAGCAATAAATCCTCCGCAAGGTGCTGCGTGTGGGTTTGGGCCATCACAGTGCCACCACAACCcaccagctcctggggacagggggtgactctagggcagcagcacagaaggtCTGGGGGGAAGCCAGGGTGCCCCAAAAACGGAGCAC
The Taeniopygia guttata chromosome 19, bTaeGut7.mat, whole genome shotgun sequence DNA segment above includes these coding regions:
- the HIP1 gene encoding huntingtin-interacting protein 1 isoform X1, encoding MKRTPSSRAAGLHRGMRSSASPNPPAVPEPSALPPPGAGGRCGGRHARGLSRSTARPPRAPLLFWPSAAAAPPAWAVSPFAGAPPRPRPAPLRQNLPAPPPWAPPPLRAEPAPGAPSPAMELGKVTVSINKAINAQEVAVKEKHARTCILGTHHEKGAQTFWSVVNRLPLSGNAVLCWKFCHVFHKLLRDGHSNVLKDSMRYKNELSDMSRMWGHLSEGYGQLCSIYLKLLRTKMEFHTKNPRFPGNLQMSDRQLDEAGENDVNNFFQLTVEMFDYLECELNLFQTVFSSLDMSRSVSVTAAGQCRLAPLIQVILDCSHLYDYTVKLLFKLHSCLPADTLQGHRDRFLEQFRKLKDLFYRSSNLQYFKRLIQIPQLPENPPNFLRASALSEHISPVVVIPAEASSPDSEPITDLVEMDAASQSLFDNKFDDIFGSSFSCDPFNFNSQNGMNKDDKDRLIEQLYGEITALKEELENFKAESARGAVQLRGRASELEAELAEQQHLKQQAQDESEFLRAELEELKKQREDTEKAQRSLTEIERRAQANEQRYSKLKEKYSELVQNHADLLRKNAEATKQITVARQAQGDVEREKKELEDSFQRVSEQAQRKSQEQAEVLETLKRELAASRQELQVLQGTLESSTQAGAEQNTRIASLEQERARLNQAAEQHWDKMAALQAELQQLRDTFSREQESSRTELEMLRTQLRDKESTERVLQQRLAEEQLSLLQGTTHEAERMVQDALARMEDPAHISCTGSADCLLSQALAASECADQLQDAHSKYLADGAAVGSLLPCLALFAHLVSSTLLQGSATSHVAPVEPADRECCPGPGLGLLELCKQCGSETVSYLSALRDPGMVATADCSLVTACLGQISAIGEELRPRGLDVKQEELGDLVDKEMAATATAIETASARIEEMLSKSRAGDTGVKLEVNERILGSCTGLMQAIRVLVLASKDLQREIVESGRGAASPKEFYAKNSRWTEGLISASKAVGWGATVMVDAADLVVQGKGTFEELMVCSREIAASTAQLVAASKVKADKDSANLCKLQQASRGVTQATASVVASTKAGKSQVEEKGNMDFSSMTLTQIKRQEMDSQVRVLELENQLQKERQKLGELRKKHYELAGVAEGWEEDAAD
- the HIP1 gene encoding huntingtin-interacting protein 1 isoform X5 is translated as MERVSSTMKQVANPLPKVLSRRAGGSGLEAERESFERAQTVSINKAINAQEVAVKEKHARTCILGTHHEKGAQTFWSVVNRLPLSGNAVLCWKFCHVFHKLLRDGHSNVLKDSMRYKNELSDMSRMWGHLSEGYGQLCSIYLKLLRTKMEFHTKNPRFPGNLQMSDRQLDEAGENDVNNFFQLTVEMFDYLECELNLFQTVFSSLDMSRSVSVTAAGQCRLAPLIQVILDCSHLYDYTVKLLFKLHSCLPADTLQGHRDRFLEQFRKLKDLFYRSSNLQYFKRLIQIPQLPENPPNFLRASALSEHISPVVVIPAEASSPDSEPITDLVEMDAASQSLFDNKFDDIFGSSFSCDPFNFNSQNGMNKDDKDRLIEQLYGEITALKEELENFKAESARGAVQLRGRASELEAELAEQQHLKQQAQDESEFLRAELEELKKQREDTEKAQRSLTEIERRAQANEQRYSKLKEKYSELVQNHADLLRKNAEATKQITVARQAQGDVEREKKELEDSFQRVSEQAQRKSQEQAEVLETLKRELAASRQELQVLQGTLESSTQAGAEQNTRIASLEQERARLNQAAEQHWDKMAALQAELQQLRDTFSREQESSRTELEMLRTQLRDKESTERVLQQRLAEEQLSLLQGTTHEAERMVQDALARMEDPAHISCTGSADCLLSQALAASECADQLQDAHSKYLADGAAVGSLLPCLALFAHLVSSTLLQGSATSHVAPVEPADRLLELCKQCGSETVSYLSALRDPGMVATADCSLVTACLGQISAIGEELRPRGLDVKQEELGDLVDKEMAATATAIETASARIEEMLSKSRAGDTGVKLEVNERILGSCTGLMQAIRVLVLASKDLQREIVESGRGAASPKEFYAKNSRWTEGLISASKAVGWGATVMVDAADLVVQGKGTFEELMVCSREIAASTAQLVAASKVKADKDSANLCKLQQASRGVTQATASVVASTKAGKSQVEEKDSMDFSSMTLTQIKRQEMDSQVRVLELENQLQKERQKLGELRKKHYELAGVAEGWEEDAAD
- the HIP1 gene encoding huntingtin-interacting protein 1 isoform X6 — protein: MERTVSINKAINAQEVAVKEKHARTCILGTHHEKGAQTFWSVVNRLPLSGNAVLCWKFCHVFHKLLRDGHSNVLKDSMRYKNELSDMSRMWGHLSEGYGQLCSIYLKLLRTKMEFHTKNPRFPGNLQMSDRQLDEAGENDVNNFFQLTVEMFDYLECELNLFQTVFSSLDMSRSVSVTAAGQCRLAPLIQVILDCSHLYDYTVKLLFKLHSCLPADTLQGHRDRFLEQFRKLKDLFYRSSNLQYFKRLIQIPQLPENPPNFLRASALSEHISPVVVIPAEASSPDSEPITDLVEMDAASQSLFDNKFDDIFGSSFSCDPFNFNSQNGMNKDDKDRLIEQLYGEITALKEELENFKAESARGAVQLRGRASELEAELAEQQHLKQQAQDESEFLRAELEELKKQREDTEKAQRSLTEIERRAQANEQRYSKLKEKYSELVQNHADLLRKNAEATKQITVARQAQGDVEREKKELEDSFQRVSEQAQRKSQEQAEVLETLKRELAASRQELQVLQGTLESSTQAGAEQNTRIASLEQERARLNQAAEQHWDKMAALQAELQQLRDTFSREQESSRTELEMLRTQLRDKESTERVLQQRLAEEQLSLLQGTTHEAERMVQDALARMEDPAHISCTGSADCLLSQALAASECADQLQDAHSKYLADGAAVGSLLPCLALFAHLVSSTLLQGSATSHVAPVEPADRECCPGPGLGLLELCKQCGSETVSYLSALRDPGMVATADCSLVTACLGQISAIGEELRPRGLDVKQEELGDLVDKEMAATATAIETASARIEEMLSKSRAGDTGVKLEVNERILGSCTGLMQAIRVLVLASKDLQREIVESGRGAASPKEFYAKNSRWTEGLISASKAVGWGATVMVDAADLVVQGKGTFEELMVCSREIAASTAQLVAASKVKADKDSANLCKLQQASRGVTQATASVVASTKAGKSQVEEKGNMDFSSMTLTQIKRQEMDSQVRVLELENQLQKERQKLGELRKKHYELAGVAEGWEEDAAD
- the HIP1 gene encoding huntingtin-interacting protein 1 isoform X4, translated to MERVSSTMKQVANPLPKVLSRRAGGSGLEAERESFERAQTVSINKAINAQEVAVKEKHARTCILGTHHEKGAQTFWSVVNRLPLSGNAVLCWKFCHVFHKLLRDGHSNVLKDSMRYKNELSDMSRMWGHLSEGYGQLCSIYLKLLRTKMEFHTKNPRFPGNLQMSDRQLDEAGENDVNNFFQLTVEMFDYLECELNLFQTVFSSLDMSRSVSVTAAGQCRLAPLIQVILDCSHLYDYTVKLLFKLHSCLPADTLQGHRDRFLEQFRKLKDLFYRSSNLQYFKRLIQIPQLPENPPNFLRASALSEHISPVVVIPAEASSPDSEPITDLVEMDAASQSLFDNKFDDIFGSSFSCDPFNFNSQNGMNKDDKDRLIEQLYGEITALKEELENFKAESARGAVQLRGRASELEAELAEQQHLKQQAQDESEFLRAELEELKKQREDTEKAQRSLTEIERRAQANEQRYSKLKEKYSELVQNHADLLRKNAEATKQITVARQAQGDVEREKKELEDSFQRVSEQAQRKSQEQAEVLETLKRELAASRQELQVLQGTLESSTQAGAEQNTRIASLEQERARLNQAAEQHWDKMAALQAELQQLRDTFSREQESSRTELEMLRTQLRDKESTERVLQQRLAEEQLSLLQGTTHEAERMVQDALARMEDPAHISCTGSADCLLSQALAASECADQLQDAHSKYLADGAAVGSLLPCLALFAHLVSSTLLQGSATSHVAPVEPADRECCPGPGLGLLELCKQCGSETVSYLSALRDPGMVATADCSLVTACLGQISAIGEELRPRGLDVKQEELGDLVDKEMAATATAIETASARIEEMLSKSRAGDTGVKLEVNERILGSCTGLMQAIRVLVLASKDLQREIVESGRGAASPKEFYAKNSRWTEGLISASKAVGWGATVMVDAADLVVQGKGTFEELMVCSREIAASTAQLVAASKVKADKDSANLCKLQQASRGVTQATASVVASTKAGKSQVEEKGNMDFSSMTLTQIKRQEMDSQVRVLELENQLQKERQKLGELRKKHYELAGVAEGWEEDAAD